The following proteins are encoded in a genomic region of Rubrobacter xylanophilus DSM 9941:
- a CDS encoding DUF6504 family protein produces MPGTSVSEIHRYPPRPEGFEEPLFPTRESRLAVAEHLLRAPWLMRASELGTRAGEPVEVRRGRAGIEVAWAPRAGCGRRRGRSWRRVVEVLDRWREVRGWWGEEGVDRRVYRVLLAGGVIADLARERGPSGGWLLVGVAD; encoded by the coding sequence TTGCCCGGGACGAGCGTGTCGGAGATACACCGCTACCCGCCGAGGCCGGAGGGTTTCGAGGAGCCTTTGTTCCCCACCCGCGAGTCGAGGCTCGCGGTGGCGGAGCACCTGCTGCGGGCGCCGTGGCTCATGCGGGCCTCGGAGCTCGGGACGCGGGCCGGGGAGCCGGTCGAGGTGAGGCGGGGGCGCGCCGGGATCGAGGTGGCGTGGGCTCCGCGGGCCGGGTGCGGGAGGCGGCGCGGGAGGAGCTGGCGGCGGGTGGTGGAGGTGCTGGACCGCTGGCGCGAGGTCCGGGGGTGGTGGGGCGAGGAGGGCGTGGACCGCCGCGTGTACCGGGTGCTGCTCGCCGGCGGGGTGATCGCGGACCTCGCGCGGGAGCGCGGCCCCTCCGGGGGGTGGCTGCTCGTGGGGGTGGCGGATTGA
- a CDS encoding DNA polymerase III subunit alpha yields MSGFAHLHARSGFSYGFGVATPEELAGAAARMGMWALALTDRDGLYGVPRLLAACEGAGVSPIVGAEVGMEEGGHVVLLAAGMEGYRSLSRLITAYRCSSEDRRRPVCPLPVLLEHAEGLVCLTGAVPFGLLPRLVLSGREKQARKVVGLLREAFGAAGVFAELSDDRTAGSRRRMARVAAFARECGLPVVATNEAAYLRPEDHRLHEVLVAASNLTRLPGPGYRPTDQLWLKPPGAMRRLFEGYPEALANAALVAERCAGSVRLSGKVHMPAAVLPEGETAEGRLARLVGEGARRRYGRPGDRVWRRLRRELACIGALGHAAYFLIAHEAKEIARERGVPVSGRGSAANSMVAYCLGLTSPEPLGNRLLFERFLHEGRKDPPDIDLDLDSELRDGVRNELMGRYGRHGAAVAATAETMSLRGAVRVAARALGHPPEEIDRLSRHVPARFRDRDRVYAGIDGWEEALREPAMRGHPLRDRRRHRLLLELSARLCGRLWQAGTHNGGVVFGTAERHLSELVPLEPSGKEGLLRCQYDKDDLEYVGLPKLDLLGLKMHTALRKAGELASARLGEEVDPYALPPGDGATYALIRTGRTAGIFQLESPGQMSLSTRLKPRRFPDLVAQVSLFRPGPVRGDLVTPYVNRRNGREPYTVPLEELEPVLRPTYGVMVFQEQVLEVCHRVAGFSLAEGDLVRRAMTRARGPGAMRELRERFVGSAVGRGVPREKAEEVFEWMEGFSVYGFSAAHGASFAEIAYASAYMRVHYPAEFFCGLLNSQPMGFYSPRVLLNEARRAGLSVLPPDIHLSGEGFTVEGDGTALRVGLSYCKGLSERAIASIVSEREREPFASAADLYRRTAVERDSLRDMIRAGFLDALGDRGRLLGEAGRLPEKRRRGDQEEIPPAHPASWWAERETRGGGDAPVGLPLAEDARERMEWEVLGLNVRRHPLEPYRAALRELGVVPSEEAKGLAHGRRVRVAGLIECLQHPPTRSGHPVWFLLIEDERGLLQATVFRRVYGRYGDLLHHGGAFLLEGRVEQSPRRGFAFLVERVEDLHAKLSDVRVPAPRVVPAPGAFVRAGRRGRRAG; encoded by the coding sequence TTGAGCGGCTTCGCCCACCTGCACGCGAGGAGCGGGTTCTCGTACGGGTTCGGGGTGGCGACGCCGGAGGAGCTCGCCGGGGCTGCGGCGAGGATGGGGATGTGGGCGCTGGCGCTAACGGACAGGGACGGGCTCTACGGGGTGCCGCGCCTTTTGGCGGCGTGCGAGGGGGCGGGCGTCTCCCCCATCGTGGGGGCGGAGGTCGGGATGGAGGAAGGCGGACACGTCGTGCTGCTCGCCGCAGGGATGGAGGGGTACCGGTCGCTCTCGAGGTTGATCACGGCATACAGGTGCTCTTCGGAAGACCGGAGGAGACCCGTGTGCCCGCTCCCGGTGCTGCTGGAGCACGCGGAGGGCCTGGTCTGCCTCACGGGGGCGGTGCCGTTCGGGCTCCTCCCCCGCCTCGTGCTCTCCGGGCGGGAGAAGCAGGCGCGGAAGGTAGTGGGCCTGCTGCGCGAGGCGTTCGGGGCGGCGGGGGTGTTCGCGGAGCTTTCGGACGACCGGACGGCCGGGAGCCGGAGGAGGATGGCGCGGGTGGCGGCGTTCGCGCGGGAGTGCGGGCTGCCGGTAGTGGCCACGAACGAGGCGGCGTACCTCCGCCCGGAGGACCACAGGCTGCACGAGGTGCTGGTAGCGGCCTCGAACCTCACCCGCCTGCCGGGGCCGGGGTACAGGCCGACGGACCAGCTCTGGCTCAAGCCGCCCGGCGCGATGCGGCGGCTCTTCGAGGGCTACCCGGAGGCGCTGGCGAACGCGGCGCTCGTGGCGGAGCGGTGCGCGGGATCGGTGCGGCTCTCGGGGAAGGTCCACATGCCCGCGGCGGTCCTGCCCGAAGGGGAGACGGCCGAGGGGCGGCTGGCGCGGCTGGTCGGGGAAGGGGCGAGGAGGAGGTACGGGAGGCCGGGCGATAGGGTGTGGCGGCGGCTGAGGCGGGAGCTGGCCTGTATCGGGGCCTTGGGGCACGCGGCGTACTTCCTCATCGCGCACGAAGCCAAGGAGATCGCCCGCGAGAGGGGCGTGCCGGTCTCGGGCCGGGGGTCGGCGGCGAACTCGATGGTGGCGTACTGCCTGGGCCTCACGAGCCCGGAGCCTCTCGGCAACCGGCTCTTGTTCGAGAGGTTCCTCCACGAAGGCAGGAAGGACCCGCCGGACATAGACTTGGACCTGGACTCGGAGCTGCGCGACGGGGTGCGGAACGAGCTGATGGGACGGTACGGGCGGCACGGGGCGGCGGTGGCCGCGACGGCGGAGACGATGTCGCTGCGGGGGGCGGTGAGGGTGGCGGCGCGGGCGCTGGGGCACCCGCCGGAGGAGATCGACCGTCTCAGCCGGCACGTGCCGGCGCGCTTCCGGGACCGCGACCGGGTGTACGCGGGAATCGATGGATGGGAAGAAGCGTTGCGGGAACCCGCGATGCGGGGCCACCCGCTGCGGGACCGGAGACGGCACCGGCTCCTGCTGGAGCTCTCGGCGCGGCTGTGCGGGAGGCTGTGGCAGGCGGGGACGCACAACGGGGGCGTGGTCTTCGGGACCGCAGAGCGGCACCTCTCGGAGCTCGTGCCGCTGGAGCCGAGTGGCAAGGAGGGCCTCCTGCGGTGCCAGTACGACAAGGACGACCTGGAGTACGTCGGGCTGCCGAAACTGGATTTGCTCGGCCTCAAGATGCACACGGCGCTGCGGAAGGCCGGGGAGCTGGCGTCGGCGAGGCTGGGCGAGGAGGTGGACCCGTACGCGCTGCCGCCGGGGGACGGGGCGACCTACGCCCTGATCCGGACGGGCAGGACCGCGGGGATCTTCCAGCTCGAGTCGCCGGGGCAGATGAGCCTCTCCACTCGCCTGAAGCCGCGGCGGTTCCCGGACCTGGTGGCGCAGGTGAGCCTGTTCAGGCCGGGGCCGGTCAGGGGCGACCTGGTGACGCCGTACGTGAACCGCAGGAACGGGAGGGAGCCGTACACGGTGCCCCTGGAGGAGCTGGAGCCGGTGCTGCGGCCGACCTACGGGGTGATGGTCTTCCAGGAGCAGGTGCTGGAGGTCTGCCACAGGGTCGCGGGCTTCTCGCTCGCGGAGGGGGACCTGGTGCGGCGGGCGATGACGCGGGCCCGGGGGCCGGGGGCGATGCGGGAGCTGCGGGAGCGGTTCGTGGGGAGCGCCGTCGGGCGGGGCGTCCCGAGGGAGAAGGCGGAGGAGGTCTTCGAGTGGATGGAGGGGTTCTCCGTCTACGGGTTCTCGGCGGCGCACGGGGCGTCGTTCGCGGAGATCGCCTACGCGAGCGCGTACATGAGGGTCCACTACCCGGCGGAGTTCTTCTGCGGCCTGCTGAACTCGCAGCCGATGGGCTTCTACAGCCCGCGGGTCTTGCTGAACGAGGCGCGCAGGGCCGGGCTCTCGGTGCTGCCGCCGGACATCCACCTCTCGGGAGAGGGGTTCACGGTCGAGGGGGACGGAACGGCCTTGCGGGTGGGGCTCTCGTACTGCAAGGGGCTCTCGGAGAGGGCCATTGCCTCCATCGTCTCGGAGCGGGAGAGGGAGCCCTTCGCCTCGGCGGCGGACCTGTACCGGAGGACGGCGGTGGAGCGGGACTCGCTGCGGGACATGATCCGGGCGGGGTTCCTGGACGCTCTGGGAGACCGGGGGCGGCTGCTCGGGGAGGCGGGGCGGCTGCCGGAGAAGCGGCGGCGCGGGGATCAGGAAGAGATACCGCCCGCGCACCCGGCGAGCTGGTGGGCGGAGCGGGAGACGAGGGGCGGCGGGGACGCGCCCGTAGGGCTGCCGCTCGCGGAGGACGCGCGGGAGCGGATGGAGTGGGAGGTGCTGGGGCTGAACGTCCGGCGGCACCCGCTTGAGCCCTACCGGGCGGCCCTGCGCGAGCTGGGGGTGGTGCCGAGCGAGGAGGCGAAGGGGCTTGCGCACGGGAGGAGGGTCCGGGTTGCGGGCCTGATCGAGTGCCTCCAGCATCCCCCCACCCGCAGCGGGCACCCGGTGTGGTTCCTGCTGATCGAGGACGAACGGGGGCTGCTGCAGGCCACGGTCTTCCGCAGAGTCTACGGGCGGTACGGGGACCTGCTGCACCACGGGGGCGCGTTCCTGCTGGAGGGGCGGGTGGAGCAGTCGCCGCGCAGGGGGTTCGCGTTCCTCGTGGAGCGGGTGGAGGACCTGCACGCGAAGCTCTCGGACGTCCGCGTGCCGGCGCCGAGGGTCGTGCCGGCGCCGGGGGCCTTCGTGCGGGCCGGGCGGCGCGGGCGGAGGGCGGGATGA
- a CDS encoding transposase has product MAVAEANPETWAVGFEDECWWSRLALPTLNTWSEEGKPLRLVQRSVAKNDPEPKAISCYGLYLPEIGDTWLRFVDGRPVSSITTRFLSWCLEKLEAVGKKILLLIWDNASWHVSREVRRWLGKHNREVKESGRGVRVVSCLLPKQSPWLNAIEPKWIHGKRKVVEPEDLLGTYELAERVCRVFGCPHYEHLSVPREVT; this is encoded by the coding sequence ATGGCCGTGGCCGAGGCCAACCCCGAAACCTGGGCTGTCGGCTTCGAGGACGAATGCTGGTGGAGTCGGCTGGCTCTGCCCACTTTGAACACTTGGAGCGAGGAGGGAAAGCCTTTGCGTCTCGTTCAGCGGTCGGTCGCCAAAAACGACCCCGAGCCGAAAGCCATCTCCTGCTACGGGCTCTACCTGCCCGAGATCGGCGACACTTGGTTGAGATTCGTGGACGGCAGGCCGGTCAGTTCCATAACGACACGGTTTCTTTCGTGGTGCTTGGAGAAGCTCGAAGCTGTAGGCAAGAAGATCTTGCTCCTCATCTGGGACAACGCCAGCTGGCACGTTTCCAGGGAGGTGAGGCGCTGGCTCGGGAAACACAACCGCGAAGTCAAGGAGAGTGGGCGCGGGGTGAGGGTCGTGAGCTGCCTTTTGCCCAAGCAGAGCCCGTGGCTCAACGCCATAGAACCCAAATGGATACACGGCAAGCGCAAGGTCGTAGAGCCCGAGGATCTGCTGGGAACCTATGAACTCGCCGAGAGGGTTTGCCGGGTCTTCGGCTGTCCGCATTACGAGCATCTGTCCGTTCCACGGGAGGTCACTTGA
- a CDS encoding helix-turn-helix domain-containing protein yields the protein MERDKEYLKVPEVAEYLQIGRTRAYELVGSGEIPSVRIGRSLRVSRRELERWLEERRQPGIGGRG from the coding sequence TTGGAGAGGGACAAGGAGTACCTGAAGGTGCCGGAGGTGGCCGAGTACCTGCAGATCGGGCGCACCCGGGCCTACGAGCTGGTGGGTTCGGGGGAGATCCCGTCGGTGAGGATCGGGCGGAGCCTCCGGGTGAGCCGCAGGGAGCTGGAGCGGTGGCTCGAGGAGCGGCGACAGCCTGGGATCGGCGGCCGGGGTTAG
- a CDS encoding helix-turn-helix domain-containing protein codes for MYGGKREEEERPRTGPPADRRLPTENGPQCIFRIGFGLRVTVRSMKSPIFVRSLSENEREDLEAGLRSKDAFVMRRSQILLASSRGEKAPKIAENLGCGTQTVRDAIHDFNERGPDALVARSSRPKRTRDAFDEESAERLRGMLHRSPREFGRESSLWTLEMAAEVAFEEGLTQRRVSGETIRATLARLLGVRWQRAKRWITSPDPLYERKKEGATC; via the coding sequence GTGTACGGTGGAAAGAGAGAAGAGGAGGAGCGCCCCCGCACCGGGCCTCCCGCGGACCGGCGGCTGCCAACCGAGAACGGTCCCCAGTGCATCTTCAGGATAGGTTTCGGGTTGCGAGTTACAGTAAGGTCCATGAAATCTCCAATCTTTGTACGTTCGTTGTCGGAAAACGAGCGCGAAGACCTCGAAGCCGGGCTGCGCTCCAAAGACGCCTTCGTAATGCGCCGATCACAGATACTTCTTGCCAGCTCCAGGGGTGAGAAAGCTCCGAAGATCGCCGAGAATCTCGGCTGCGGGACGCAGACGGTGCGCGACGCCATCCACGACTTCAACGAGAGGGGTCCCGACGCTCTCGTTGCCAGATCCTCGCGCCCCAAGAGAACCCGCGACGCCTTCGACGAGGAGAGTGCCGAGCGGCTTCGGGGGATGCTCCACCGCTCTCCGAGGGAGTTCGGTCGCGAGTCGAGCCTGTGGACTTTGGAGATGGCCGCGGAGGTCGCTTTCGAGGAGGGGCTCACACAAAGGCGGGTCTCGGGGGAGACGATCCGGGCCACTTTGGCGCGCCTTCTCGGAGTGAGATGGCAGCGAGCCAAACGCTGGATCACATCTCCCGACCCCTTGTACGAAAGAAAAAAAGAAGGCGCGACCTGCTGA
- a CDS encoding transposase produces the protein MASPKHDLLHRLKRLWRFTDNERVDPLAVQLALVPHTVACLGFPRLLGLAVDWTFSDTTLPSGERMRYQILRISVPRKGRALPLLQLAYNRDNLSPNKSQNRIEQDALLAVVGALPTGVRPVVLADRGFRRASFIAWLARHHLHYVVRIRKGTCVPEASGHRWKLGDEELGLGELRLVAGVRHGLYHNRPRELLW, from the coding sequence GTGGCTTCTCCCAAGCACGACCTGCTCCACCGCCTAAAGAGACTCTGGCGCTTCACCGACAACGAACGGGTCGATCCTCTCGCGGTGCAGCTAGCCCTGGTGCCTCACACCGTCGCCTGCCTGGGGTTTCCCCGCTTGTTGGGCCTGGCCGTCGACTGGACCTTCTCGGACACCACGCTGCCCTCCGGAGAGCGGATGCGCTACCAGATCCTGAGGATCTCCGTCCCCAGGAAGGGGCGGGCGTTGCCCCTTTTGCAATTGGCCTACAACAGGGACAACCTCAGCCCGAACAAAAGCCAGAACCGGATAGAACAAGACGCCCTCTTGGCCGTCGTCGGGGCGCTGCCGACGGGCGTGCGTCCGGTGGTCTTGGCCGACAGGGGTTTCAGGCGGGCGAGCTTCATCGCCTGGCTCGCGCGCCACCACCTCCACTACGTGGTGCGCATCAGGAAGGGCACCTGCGTACCCGAAGCCTCGGGGCATCGCTGGAAGCTGGGCGATGAGGAGCTCGGGCTCGGAGAGCTGCGCTTGGTGGCAGGGGTACGCCACGGTCTCTACCACAACCGCCCACGAGAACTGCTCTGGTAA
- a CDS encoding IclR family transcriptional regulator, with protein sequence MGSKTLDRGLRLLETLRQKPEGLTVSQLADALGTHRAAVYRLLTTLTAHRLVRRAKDDRYTLGIGLVELAGGVAASLQSIALPELRKLADETRATAHLTLLEGTDAVPVLVVEPRNTNMHVSYRVGLRFPADLAASGIAILSGRPPEPGETDEVAVARERGYAMTSGRLERGAVGISAPIKPNNRPAEASVGVVAMGSLDERSIAPRVIATATTIARALN encoded by the coding sequence GTGGGGTCCAAGACTCTCGATCGCGGTCTCCGGCTGTTAGAAACGTTGCGCCAGAAGCCTGAGGGGTTGACGGTTAGCCAGTTAGCCGACGCTCTAGGTACTCACCGTGCTGCCGTCTACAGGCTCCTCACGACCCTCACTGCGCACCGACTTGTTCGGCGTGCCAAGGACGACCGCTACACTCTAGGTATAGGCCTGGTCGAACTCGCGGGTGGCGTAGCCGCGTCTCTGCAGTCCATCGCCTTGCCCGAACTTAGGAAACTTGCTGACGAAACCAGAGCCACGGCTCACTTGACGCTACTAGAAGGAACCGATGCGGTTCCCGTACTCGTGGTAGAGCCTCGCAATACCAACATGCACGTCTCTTACCGCGTAGGATTACGATTCCCTGCAGATTTGGCAGCCTCCGGCATAGCTATCCTGTCCGGACGGCCGCCTGAACCGGGCGAAACCGATGAAGTCGCGGTCGCCAGGGAGCGAGGCTACGCGATGACCAGCGGACGCCTCGAACGAGGTGCGGTCGGTATCTCTGCACCGATCAAACCTAACAATCGGCCAGCCGAGGCCAGCGTTGGGGTAGTTGCCATGGGATCGCTAGATGAAAGGTCCATTGCACCGCGCGTCATAGCAACCGCGACCACCATCGCTCGCGCGTTGAACTAA
- a CDS encoding transposase, with amino-acid sequence MLADRGFRRASFIRWLQEHSLNYVVRIKKGACLTEKDGRRWIAWRGGIEARRVAVL; translated from the coding sequence GTGTTGGCCGACAGGGGTTTCAGGCGGGCGAGCTTCATCCGCTGGCTGCAGGAGCATAGCCTCAACTACGTGGTGCGCATCAAGAAGGGCGCTTGCCTCACCGAAAAAGACGGCAGGCGGTGGATAGCTTGGCGAGGAGGGATTGAAGCCCGGAGAGTTGCGGTTTTGTGA
- a CDS encoding M24 family metallopeptidase: MTVHFSEEELSARRKAVADELVNRNLDGLLMFRQESMYYLTGYDTFGYVFFQCLYMGADGETMTLLTRPPDLRQAKFTSVIKDIRVWYDAEEANPAEDLKSILDEHGCRGKRLGIETNAYGLTGFNLKLVEAALDGFCELVEASDIVTRKRAVKSPAEIEYVREAARLADVAFDRAVEKAGPGVFEGDVLAALQGAIYEGGGDPPGNEVIIGSGPRALMVRYCAGMRHMDPVDQLNLEWAGVYRRYHAAMMRTLIIGEASSYQRHVFSAVREGLEAMTEALTPGRPVGEVDDAHRRVLDAAGFKEHRLAACGYSMGTTFQPNWMDWPMLFSGNSILAQPGNVFFLHCIVLDSDRGVAMSLGHTCLVTKTGREVLSKRPLDMVVV; encoded by the coding sequence TTGACCGTACACTTTTCAGAGGAGGAGTTGTCGGCTCGACGCAAGGCCGTGGCCGATGAGCTGGTTAATCGCAACCTCGATGGCTTGCTTATGTTTCGACAAGAGTCAATGTACTACCTTACAGGGTACGACACCTTCGGCTATGTCTTTTTCCAGTGCCTCTATATGGGTGCCGACGGCGAAACCATGACGCTCCTGACTCGCCCACCAGACCTTCGACAAGCTAAGTTTACATCTGTGATAAAGGACATCCGTGTCTGGTACGATGCTGAAGAGGCAAATCCTGCTGAAGACCTTAAAAGTATACTCGACGAGCATGGCTGCAGGGGGAAGCGGTTGGGTATAGAGACCAACGCCTACGGTCTCACTGGCTTCAACCTGAAGTTAGTCGAAGCTGCCCTGGACGGTTTCTGTGAGCTAGTCGAGGCTTCGGACATCGTGACTCGCAAGCGTGCGGTAAAATCACCTGCCGAGATAGAGTACGTACGCGAGGCCGCGCGCCTCGCCGACGTAGCCTTTGACCGAGCGGTCGAAAAGGCCGGCCCCGGAGTCTTTGAGGGCGACGTGCTGGCCGCCTTGCAGGGGGCCATCTACGAAGGCGGAGGAGATCCGCCGGGTAACGAGGTGATCATAGGTTCCGGCCCCCGGGCCTTAATGGTCCGTTACTGCGCGGGCATGCGACACATGGACCCAGTCGACCAGCTGAACTTGGAATGGGCAGGGGTATACCGCCGCTACCACGCTGCCATGATGCGAACGTTGATCATCGGCGAGGCTTCGAGCTACCAGCGTCACGTCTTCTCCGCGGTGCGCGAGGGACTCGAAGCGATGACCGAGGCACTTACCCCCGGTCGGCCGGTTGGCGAAGTCGATGACGCCCACCGTCGCGTGCTCGACGCTGCCGGGTTCAAAGAACACCGCCTCGCCGCCTGTGGGTACTCGATGGGCACCACCTTCCAGCCTAACTGGATGGACTGGCCGATGCTATTCTCCGGAAACTCCATTCTAGCACAACCGGGGAACGTGTTCTTCCTACACTGTATAGTCTTGGACTCCGACCGCGGGGTGGCGATGAGCTTGGGACACACCTGCCTGGTGACAAAGACGGGGCGAGAAGTCCTCTCCAAACGGCCCTTGGATATGGTCGTCGTTTGA
- a CDS encoding metal-dependent hydrolase, producing MKVATHIVFGECCLFAASAVFDFHYETPSVLAAAVCSVLPDADYPKSWLGHQLGGVSEDLYRLFGHRSFLHSLLALLLVTSALGPLLWWLTGQTAAMIAVGVGYGSHLFADMMTLGGVQLFWPSRAIAVFPGRDEYRVVSGGNSERVFVALALLFALLFYPVSRVGFDGLIYRLGGSDQLYGEVTKVTDGDTITVEVQGRSTPVRLIGVDTPETVAPEQPIGCYGPEASAYTERTLQDRLVRLEIPRVGDSEDAYGRTLAYVYIDTDGDGEYERLFNEDLIEQGYARTTTFAHTYRREFERLREEAEERSLGLWSICPEMETP from the coding sequence GTGAAGGTGGCGACCCACATCGTCTTCGGCGAGTGCTGCCTCTTTGCCGCCAGTGCCGTCTTCGACTTCCACTACGAGACGCCCTCGGTCCTCGCGGCGGCCGTCTGCTCCGTCCTGCCCGACGCCGACTACCCCAAGAGCTGGCTCGGCCACCAGCTCGGCGGCGTCTCGGAGGATCTGTATCGCCTCTTCGGTCACAGGAGCTTCCTGCACTCCCTGCTCGCCCTGCTCCTCGTCACCTCTGCCCTCGGCCCGCTCCTGTGGTGGCTCACAGGCCAGACTGCTGCGATGATCGCAGTCGGGGTGGGCTACGGCTCCCACCTCTTCGCCGACATGATGACTTTGGGAGGGGTGCAGCTCTTCTGGCCCTCCCGCGCGATAGCCGTCTTCCCCGGACGCGACGAGTACCGCGTCGTCTCCGGCGGAAACTCCGAGCGCGTCTTCGTCGCCCTTGCCCTTCTCTTCGCCCTGCTCTTCTACCCCGTCTCGCGGGTAGGCTTCGACGGCTTGATCTACCGCCTGGGCGGCTCCGACCAGCTCTACGGAGAGGTCACCAAGGTCACGGACGGCGACACCATAACCGTGGAGGTCCAGGGCAGGAGCACCCCGGTAAGGCTCATAGGAGTGGACACCCCAGAGACCGTGGCTCCAGAACAACCCATCGGATGCTACGGGCCTGAGGCAAGCGCCTACACGGAGCGAACCCTCCAGGACCGGCTCGTGAGGCTCGAGATCCCACGGGTAGGCGACTCAGAGGACGCCTACGGGCGCACCCTCGCCTACGTCTACATCGACACGGACGGCGACGGAGAGTACGAGCGCCTCTTCAACGAGGATCTCATAGAGCAGGGATATGCCCGCACCACCACCTTCGCCCACACCTACCGCCGCGAGTTCGAGCGGCTGCGGGAAGAGGCGGAGGAGCGGAGCCTGGGATTGTGGAGTATCTGTCCCGAGATGGAGACGCCCTGA
- the lexA gene encoding transcriptional repressor LexA produces MAGEGLHPRRVEILRYLARLGTDERPSVAEIARAVGLRSTQTAHHHLKLLEAGGYIERGEVPAHQRRPVRLTAKGWEAVSGAPLLGRVAAGPGIEAIVDEGGASSLAAELLVPRPGRRRYTVTVTGDSMTGARIEEGDTLLVEENEDPPDGAVVLALLRGETVTVKRLYRDGDMVRLRYQNGEQREIVLPASEVRIQGEVIKVIHSPGR; encoded by the coding sequence ATGGCTGGAGAGGGCTTGCATCCGAGGAGGGTGGAGATCCTGCGCTACCTGGCCCGGCTCGGCACCGACGAGAGGCCGAGCGTGGCGGAGATCGCACGCGCGGTGGGCCTGAGGAGCACGCAGACCGCGCACCACCACCTGAAGCTGCTGGAGGCCGGTGGGTACATCGAGCGGGGGGAGGTCCCGGCGCACCAGCGCCGCCCGGTGAGGCTCACGGCGAAGGGCTGGGAGGCCGTAAGCGGCGCTCCGCTGTTGGGCCGCGTCGCCGCCGGGCCGGGCATAGAGGCCATCGTGGACGAGGGCGGGGCGTCCTCTCTCGCCGCCGAGCTGCTCGTGCCCCGCCCCGGGAGGCGGCGCTACACCGTGACGGTGACGGGGGACTCCATGACCGGGGCGAGGATCGAGGAGGGAGATACGCTGCTGGTCGAGGAGAACGAGGACCCCCCGGACGGGGCCGTGGTCCTGGCGCTCCTGCGCGGGGAGACGGTCACGGTCAAGCGGCTCTACCGGGACGGGGATATGGTAAGGCTCCGCTACCAGAACGGGGAGCAGCGCGAGATCGTCCTGCCCGCCAGCGAGGTGCGCATCCAGGGCGAGGTCATCAAGGTGATCCACTCTCCGGGGCGGTAG
- a CDS encoding MFS transporter — MESREQVVPQVDPALIRRSIIGGAVGVWVHWFDWAVYAYLATTLAAVFFPNENPTAGLLSVFAIFAVSFVVRPLGGFFFGPLGDKIGRRTTLAVVIITMGAATTAVGLLPTYSSVGILAPILLVTVRLVQGFAAGGEFGGAAAFLAEYSPRRHRGFGVSWLESSSLLGFLTASLAVFLLNSALTEEAVTAWGWRIPFLIAGPMAVVGLYIRLKLEDTPNFRVLEQTNEVSQAPLRELLRQDWKQLLQMTGIEILQHVSFYIVLVYLLTYQTQELGLSSGSAAMLSTITSIVAMVLVPLFGALSDRVGRKPLLIASGLGFLLLSYPAFLLMRTGDLGAIILVQTGLGILLALILSTHAVAMSEIFPTRVRQAGLSLGYQVTAAIFAGTVPYLMTYLISATGNPYVPAFYLMFVGLVGVGTTLTLRETAGLPLPQREPVTPVQETAGGAVSGSESE; from the coding sequence TTGGAATCACGAGAACAAGTAGTGCCGCAGGTAGATCCAGCGCTTATACGCAGGAGCATTATCGGCGGCGCAGTAGGCGTTTGGGTGCACTGGTTCGACTGGGCGGTCTACGCCTACTTGGCGACTACACTCGCAGCTGTTTTCTTCCCCAATGAAAACCCCACAGCTGGCCTGCTCTCCGTCTTCGCGATCTTTGCTGTGTCGTTTGTCGTGCGGCCCTTGGGGGGATTCTTCTTCGGACCTTTGGGTGACAAGATCGGAAGGCGGACCACTTTAGCTGTGGTTATCATTACCATGGGGGCCGCCACCACTGCAGTTGGTCTCTTGCCGACCTACTCCTCGGTGGGCATCCTGGCACCGATCCTACTTGTCACTGTGCGGCTCGTGCAGGGATTTGCTGCGGGAGGCGAGTTTGGAGGCGCTGCTGCGTTTCTCGCGGAGTATTCGCCGAGAAGGCACAGGGGATTCGGGGTTAGTTGGCTAGAGAGCTCAAGCCTCCTTGGATTCCTGACGGCTTCCCTGGCAGTGTTTCTGCTAAACTCCGCCCTTACGGAGGAGGCTGTGACTGCCTGGGGCTGGCGCATCCCCTTCTTGATCGCGGGCCCTATGGCCGTTGTCGGGCTTTACATACGACTAAAACTCGAAGACACCCCCAATTTCAGGGTCCTGGAACAAACTAACGAGGTTTCCCAAGCTCCCCTCCGAGAGCTGTTAAGGCAGGACTGGAAACAACTTCTCCAGATGACAGGGATCGAGATTCTGCAGCACGTCAGCTTCTACATTGTCTTAGTTTATCTACTTACCTACCAAACGCAAGAGTTGGGTCTCTCGTCTGGATCCGCTGCCATGCTCTCCACGATCACCTCAATAGTAGCAATGGTTCTCGTCCCACTCTTTGGTGCTCTCTCCGACCGTGTCGGTCGAAAGCCCCTATTGATAGCGTCAGGCTTGGGGTTTTTGCTACTTTCCTACCCTGCCTTTCTTCTCATGAGAACAGGCGACTTGGGGGCCATTATCCTAGTGCAGACGGGGCTTGGCATTCTGCTGGCGCTCATCCTAAGTACGCATGCTGTCGCCATGAGCGAGATTTTCCCCACGCGGGTGCGTCAAGCAGGTCTCTCACTCGGCTATCAGGTGACCGCCGCGATTTTCGCAGGAACCGTACCGTACCTGATGACGTACTTGATCTCTGCGACTGGGAATCCTTATGTACCGGCCTTTTACCTAATGTTTGTGGGCTTGGTGGGTGTCGGCACCACTCTCACGCTGAGAGAAACCGCAGGCCTTCCCTTACCACAGAGAGAGCCTGTTACACCAGTACAGGAAACTGCCGGAGGTGCAGTTTCGGGTTCAGAGTCCGAGTAG